A region of Chloracidobacterium sp. DNA encodes the following proteins:
- a CDS encoding class I SAM-dependent methyltransferase has translation MRNEFIQAIKTHQTAFGLELPDEAIERLADYFDLVMEHNPLLHLVGPCSPEEFAIRHILESLTLLNYLPQGARFADVGAGAGLPSVPCLLVRDDLKALLIESKEKKIAFLREVATECKLTDRVELVGSQFSEVKPNVSHITCRALDKFSQKVPHLIKWAKNCSCLFFGGPALKTALEKCRIEYNEYLLPMSDQRYLFVIQKK, from the coding sequence GTGCGAAACGAATTTATCCAAGCAATAAAAACTCACCAAACCGCCTTCGGGCTTGAGCTTCCCGATGAGGCAATTGAGCGTCTTGCGGATTATTTTGATCTGGTTATGGAGCATAATCCGTTGCTGCATCTCGTCGGGCCGTGTTCACCTGAGGAATTTGCGATCCGCCACATTCTCGAATCGTTAACTTTGCTCAATTATTTGCCGCAAGGCGCAAGGTTTGCCGATGTCGGCGCAGGCGCAGGATTGCCATCAGTTCCGTGTTTGCTGGTTCGCGATGATCTAAAAGCTCTATTGATCGAATCGAAAGAGAAAAAAATAGCGTTTTTGCGAGAAGTTGCAACAGAATGCAAATTGACAGATCGCGTTGAGCTGGTTGGAAGCCAATTTAGCGAAGTAAAACCTAACGTCAGCCACATAACGTGCCGGGCGTTAGATAAATTCTCGCAAAAGGTGCCTCACCTTATTAAATGGGCAAAGAATTGCTCATGCCTTTTCTTTGGAGGCCCGGCGTTAAAAACAGCATTAGAAAAATGTAGAATTGAGTACAACGAGTATCTTTTACCAATGTCCGACCAGCGATATCTTTTTGTGATACAAAAGAAATAG
- a CDS encoding YggU family protein, protein MNVVKKDGSIIFAVRVVPRASKSRIVGEHDGALKVQLISPPVDGAANAELIRLMAKQFGVSQSDVEIVAGETSKSKRIKIANMSQSKFEEVIK, encoded by the coding sequence ATGAATGTTGTTAAAAAGGACGGATCTATCATTTTTGCAGTTCGTGTAGTGCCGCGAGCATCGAAAAGTCGGATCGTCGGCGAGCATGATGGCGCATTAAAAGTGCAGCTTATATCACCGCCCGTTGACGGCGCCGCAAACGCCGAGTTGATAAGATTGATGGCCAAACAATTTGGCGTTTCACAGAGCGACGTCGAGATCGTTGCCGGTGAAACTTCAAAGAGTAAGAGAATAAAGATCGCAAACATGTCACAATCGAAGTTTGAGGAAGTGATCAAATGA
- a CDS encoding YebC/PmpR family DNA-binding transcriptional regulator: MSGHSKWHTIKHKKGATDAKRGKIFTKMIKEITVAARTGGTGDLDSNARLRKAVSDAKGANMPNDTIDRAIKRGSGELEGANYDEITYEGYGIGGVAVLVETMTDNRNRTVAEIRHIFSKNGGNMGEAGSVAWMFDKKGYFVVDKAAKGEEELFDIVIEAGADDMKDEGDVFEIYTSPDNFEAVSDALKAAGVEPQASEISMIPQNYIRLEGGDARSMMKLYEALDDNDDVQKVYANFDIDESEME, translated from the coding sequence ATGTCAGGACACTCCAAGTGGCACACAATTAAGCACAAGAAAGGCGCGACGGACGCCAAACGCGGCAAGATCTTTACCAAGATGATCAAAGAGATCACTGTCGCGGCCCGCACCGGCGGCACCGGCGACCTTGATTCGAACGCACGTCTTCGCAAGGCTGTTTCGGACGCCAAAGGCGCGAATATGCCGAACGACACCATCGACCGTGCTATAAAACGCGGCAGCGGTGAGCTTGAGGGGGCGAACTACGACGAGATCACATACGAAGGCTACGGCATCGGCGGTGTTGCCGTGCTGGTCGAGACAATGACAGATAACCGCAATCGAACGGTGGCCGAGATCCGTCATATTTTCTCTAAGAATGGCGGCAACATGGGAGAAGCAGGTTCGGTCGCGTGGATGTTTGATAAAAAAGGATATTTTGTCGTCGATAAAGCTGCTAAGGGAGAAGAAGAACTTTTCGATATCGTCATCGAGGCTGGTGCCGATGACATGAAGGACGAAGGCGACGTTTTTGAGATCTATACCTCGCCCGATAATTTTGAGGCTGTTTCCGATGCACTGAAAGCCGCTGGTGTTGAACCGCAGGCATCCGAGATCTCGATGATCCCGCAAAACTATATCCGGCTGGAAGGCGGCGATGCCCGCTCCATGATGAAACTTTACGAAGCATTAGACGACAACGACGACGTGCAAAAGGTCTATGCGAATTTTGATATCGACGAAAGCGAAATGGAATAG
- a CDS encoding YggT family protein: MLSTLFYPVIFWIVWSLFGVFFGMLILRMIFNYTDPNPFGKVGRFGFKVRKATERWVYPAARFFAMYRVDTRLAPLLTMFIGFILTFFFVQIVHNTFSIIDGLTEGFVTANPMKITGWILYGLLSVLVLFIFIRFIASWFVFTRKTLLGFVMKVTDPIMLPVQRLIPPIGMFDISAMIVLLLISFLQSMVLKIFVVG; encoded by the coding sequence ATGCTTTCTACTTTATTTTATCCTGTTATTTTTTGGATCGTCTGGTCGCTGTTTGGCGTTTTTTTTGGCATGTTGATACTGCGGATGATCTTTAATTACACTGATCCAAATCCGTTTGGCAAGGTTGGTAGGTTTGGTTTTAAGGTGCGAAAGGCTACCGAAAGATGGGTCTATCCGGCAGCAAGATTTTTTGCGATGTACCGCGTCGACACGCGGCTCGCTCCTTTGCTGACGATGTTTATCGGGTTTATTTTGACCTTTTTTTTCGTGCAGATTGTTCACAACACTTTTTCGATCATAGACGGGTTGACTGAAGGTTTCGTAACAGCAAATCCGATGAAGATCACAGGGTGGATACTTTATGGGCTACTTAGTGTTTTAGTGCTTTTTATTTTTATCCGTTTTATCGCATCATGGTTTGTTTTTACGCGGAAAACGCTTCTCGGATTTGTAATGAAAGTGACCGATCCGATCATGCTGCCGGTTCAACGGCTTATCCCGCCGATCGGGATGTTTGATATTTCGGCGATGATCGTGCTTCTGCTGATTAGCTTTTTGCAGTCTATGGTATTAAAGATATTTGTCGTAGGGTGA
- a CDS encoding YggS family pyridoxal phosphate-dependent enzyme, with amino-acid sequence MKTNLDEVRHRIAASAMCVGRDPAEIKLVAVTKTHPASVLREAIDTGIAVFGENKVQEAESKIVEIGRDPAEWHLIGHLQSNKARKAVQLFDVIQSVGSLELAERLERICIEEGRDALSVFVQVDLAGEETKSGVAESDLAEVIAYLKTCKCLRLDGLMLLPPFFDELEKTRSYFKRLRAIRNEFLPNGELSMGMSHDFEVAIEEGATIVRVGTAIFGAR; translated from the coding sequence ATAAAAACAAATTTGGATGAAGTTCGGCATAGGATCGCAGCGTCCGCAATGTGTGTCGGGCGAGATCCTGCTGAGATCAAGCTCGTCGCCGTTACCAAAACTCACCCAGCGTCTGTCTTACGCGAGGCGATAGACACGGGTATTGCCGTTTTTGGCGAAAACAAGGTTCAGGAAGCTGAGTCCAAGATCGTCGAGATCGGCCGCGATCCTGCGGAATGGCACTTGATCGGGCATCTGCAATCAAATAAAGCCAGAAAGGCCGTCCAGCTTTTTGATGTTATTCAGTCTGTCGGTTCGCTCGAACTCGCCGAGCGGCTGGAGCGTATTTGTATCGAAGAAGGCCGTGACGCTTTGTCGGTCTTTGTTCAGGTCGATCTTGCCGGTGAAGAAACAAAATCAGGCGTTGCCGAGAGCGATCTGGCGGAAGTTATAGCGTATTTGAAAACTTGTAAATGCCTACGGCTTGATGGTTTGATGCTTTTACCGCCATTCTTTGATGAACTCGAAAAGACGCGGTCGTACTTTAAACGTCTTCGTGCGATTCGCAATGAGTTTCTGCCCAACGGCGAGCTTTCGATGGGCATGAGCCACGATTTCGAGGTTGCGATCGAAGAAGGAGCAACAATCGTGCGCGTTGGCACCGCGATCTTTGGAGCGAGGTAG